The following proteins are co-located in the Halarcobacter sp. genome:
- a CDS encoding YceI family protein — translation MKLIKIGLASIIAAGALYAGTYKVDASHSNVGFKVKHLMISNVRGNFEKFSGSFEYDEKTGTVKSIDGTVEVDSINTDNKKRDGHLKSADFFDAVNHPQITFKVNKIEDEKAYGKFTMRGVTKDVVFDIEKTGEIVDPWGNKRVGLEIEGKVNRKDYGLNWNKALEAGGVMVGEDVKINVELEGVLAK, via the coding sequence ATGAAATTAATTAAAATAGGATTGGCATCAATCATTGCAGCAGGCGCATTATATGCAGGAACTTATAAGGTAGACGCAAGTCATTCAAATGTTGGATTCAAAGTAAAACACTTAATGATCTCTAATGTAAGAGGAAATTTTGAAAAATTTTCTGGCTCTTTTGAATATGATGAAAAAACAGGTACTGTAAAATCAATCGATGGGACAGTTGAAGTTGATTCAATCAACACTGATAATAAAAAAAGAGATGGTCACTTAAAATCAGCAGATTTTTTTGATGCAGTAAATCATCCCCAAATCACTTTTAAAGTTAACAAAATAGAAGATGAAAAAGCTTATGGTAAATTTACTATGAGAGGTGTTACAAAAGATGTTGTTTTTGATATTGAAAAAACTGGTGAAATTGTTGATCCATGGGGAAATAAAAGAGTTGGTTTAGAAATTGAGGGTAAAGTAAATAGAAAAGATTATGGTCTAAACTGGAATAAAGCTCTTGAAGCTGGAGGAGTAATGGTTGGAGAAGATGTAAAAATCAATGTAGAACTTGAAGGTGTTCTAGCAAAATAA
- a CDS encoding MarR family winged helix-turn-helix transcriptional regulator, translated as MERKSLISYGKKTDMSMKTWVQVSKTYNKFFNHELKYFSEHELTFNQFKVLEVLYHRGDLSIGSITKLTLSTPGNITVVVKNLKRDGWITSVVNPEDKRASILSITQKGKDKMKAIFPQHAQNIYDYMGVLEEGEIETLYRLLRKIYKA; from the coding sequence ATGGAAAGAAAAAGTTTAATTAGTTATGGCAAAAAAACAGATATGTCTATGAAAACTTGGGTGCAAGTTTCAAAAACATATAATAAATTTTTTAATCATGAACTCAAATATTTTTCTGAACATGAATTAACTTTTAATCAATTTAAAGTTTTAGAAGTACTTTATCATAGAGGTGATTTAAGCATTGGTTCAATTACTAAGTTAACCCTTAGTACACCAGGGAATATCACTGTAGTGGTAAAAAATTTGAAAAGAGATGGTTGGATTACATCAGTTGTAAATCCAGAAGATAAAAGAGCAAGTATTTTATCTATTACACAAAAGGGTAAAGATAAGATGAAAGCAATATTCCCTCAACATGCTCAAAACATTTATGATTATATGGGTGTTTTAGAAGAAGGTGAGATTGAAACTCTTTATAGGTTATTAAGAAAAATTTATAAAGCATAA
- a CDS encoding class III extradiol ring-cleavage dioxygenase, producing the protein MLPSIYISHGSPQLMIMKNNTTEFLNTLSTKFEKPKYILVISAHWVTNNLKVLYEESPSLIYDFYNFPKELYKLTYPANSDLKKADEILNLLINEGFEVEKDYSRGGYDHGVWSPLRFMYPKADIPIIQLSLPYTFNQYQLFKLGEALQSLRKNTLIIASGAITHNLRDSDWIEDSKHIKDYAKDFHDWVVENSKNGDYKTLLDIESKAKDFRQNHPTPEHFLPFYITLGNSKNKIGESLHDVYMYGNQSMDTIIFKE; encoded by the coding sequence ATGTTACCAAGTATATATATATCACATGGCTCACCACAATTGATGATAATGAAAAATAATACAACAGAATTTTTAAATACATTATCAACTAAATTTGAAAAGCCTAAATATATCTTGGTAATATCTGCTCACTGGGTGACAAATAATTTAAAAGTTTTATATGAAGAGTCACCCTCTTTGATTTATGATTTTTATAATTTTCCTAAAGAATTATATAAATTGACATACCCTGCGAATAGTGATTTAAAAAAAGCAGATGAGATACTTAATCTTCTAATCAATGAAGGTTTTGAAGTGGAAAAAGATTATTCTAGAGGTGGTTACGACCATGGTGTATGGTCACCACTTAGATTTATGTATCCAAAAGCAGATATACCAATAATACAACTATCTTTACCATATACTTTTAACCAATATCAATTATTTAAATTGGGTGAAGCACTACAAAGTTTAAGAAAAAACACATTAATTATTGCAAGTGGTGCAATAACTCATAACTTAAGAGATAGTGATTGGATAGAAGATAGTAAACATATAAAAGATTATGCAAAAGATTTCCATGATTGGGTTGTAGAAAATTCTAAAAATGGTGATTATAAAACGCTACTTGATATAGAATCAAAAGCTAAAGATTTTAGACAAAATCATCCTACACCTGAACACTTTTTACCATTCTATATAACACTTGGAAATTCAAAAAATAAAATTGGTGAAAGCCTACATGACGTATATATGTATGGCAATCAATCAATGGACACAATAATATTTAAGGAGTAA
- a CDS encoding NAD(P)H-dependent oxidoreductase: MILIFVASLNENVKLAQKLQTQLNDKKIESEIINLVELNLPMYDTDKEQNDGIPQKALDLSEKMKKASGYIFVSPEYNFSVPPVLVNMIAWVSRIGDDFRELFSLKKIQLATHSGSNGIDLMNSLRAQFTRLGSIVMPREIVTSYTNPLREDSSDRILDQFSSLIKE; encoded by the coding sequence ATGATATTAATATTTGTTGCAAGTTTAAATGAAAATGTAAAATTAGCTCAAAAGCTACAAACACAATTAAATGATAAAAAAATAGAAAGTGAGATTATCAATTTAGTAGAATTAAATCTTCCGATGTATGATACAGACAAAGAACAAAATGATGGAATTCCACAAAAAGCTTTAGATTTAAGTGAAAAAATGAAAAAAGCCTCAGGTTATATTTTTGTTTCTCCTGAATACAATTTTAGTGTGCCTCCTGTATTAGTAAATATGATTGCATGGGTTTCAAGAATTGGAGATGATTTTAGAGAACTATTTTCTTTGAAAAAAATACAATTAGCTACTCACTCAGGAAGTAATGGAATTGATTTAATGAACTCACTAAGAGCCCAATTTACAAGACTAGGTTCAATTGTAATGCCAAGAGAGATTGTAACATCATACACTAATCCTCTAAGAGAAGATAGCTCAGATAGAATATTAGATCAATTTTCAAGTCTAATCAAAGAATAA